A DNA window from Gallaecimonas xiamenensis 3-C-1 contains the following coding sequences:
- the fliD gene encoding flagellar filament capping protein FliD — translation MAISSSFDVQTLASQYVAADRSKMDAYFSSQQTYYQSRLKAYNAISSQISTFQEALGKLSGTNAFQSFGVTQGDETYAKITAGSSAVAGQYQLHVSQLASADQYTLDFASETDPVGNSGTLTLGLGSDSFDIDMSSLPAGATISDLRNAINSASDNPGVRASLVRTGGSVKLMLTSEKTGAANTLSISTNGDPALASLDTAIAGKTQLSTAQDALVYLGDNQSLAISSESNTLDNVIDGLTIELTKAHTDPADTLSFTVGRDMDATKEDLKSFIDGYNALIDQLKKYTTAEDGASPVLSGDATARTLQSQMRGLFNSVNLSQLGLKTDKFGKYSLDEDKLGDFLEANPNGLNSVLGGKDGIMNKLDTMLDGYVKGNSSVLKTSVASTQANLDRLTDRMDQFDLRMEQQYNRYVAQFTQMQTIVSQMQQTSSLFG, via the coding sequence ATGGCAATCAGCAGCAGTTTTGACGTTCAGACCCTGGCTTCCCAGTACGTCGCCGCCGACCGTAGCAAGATGGACGCGTATTTCTCGAGCCAGCAGACCTATTACCAAAGCAGGCTCAAGGCGTACAACGCCATTTCCAGCCAGATCAGCACCTTCCAGGAAGCCCTGGGCAAGCTGAGCGGCACCAATGCCTTCCAAAGCTTTGGGGTGACCCAGGGTGACGAAACCTACGCCAAGATCACTGCCGGCAGCAGTGCCGTTGCCGGCCAGTACCAACTGCACGTATCCCAGTTGGCCAGCGCCGACCAGTACACCCTGGACTTTGCCTCCGAGACCGATCCGGTGGGCAACAGCGGCACCCTGACCCTGGGCCTTGGTAGCGACAGCTTTGATATCGACATGAGCAGCCTGCCGGCCGGCGCTACGATCAGCGATCTGCGTAACGCCATCAACAGCGCCAGCGACAACCCCGGCGTCCGCGCCTCACTGGTACGCACCGGCGGCAGCGTCAAGCTGATGCTGACCAGCGAAAAGACCGGCGCTGCCAATACCCTGTCCATCAGCACCAACGGTGACCCGGCCCTGGCCAGCCTCGATACTGCCATCGCCGGTAAAACCCAGCTGAGCACCGCCCAGGACGCCCTGGTCTACCTGGGTGACAACCAGAGCCTGGCCATCAGCTCCGAGTCCAACACCCTGGACAACGTCATCGACGGCCTGACCATCGAGCTGACCAAGGCCCATACCGACCCGGCTGACACCCTGAGCTTTACCGTCGGCCGCGACATGGACGCCACCAAGGAAGATCTCAAGAGCTTTATCGATGGCTACAACGCCCTTATCGATCAGCTCAAGAAGTACACCACGGCGGAAGACGGCGCGTCCCCTGTGCTGTCCGGTGACGCCACAGCCCGTACCCTGCAAAGCCAGATGCGCGGCCTGTTCAACAGCGTCAACCTCAGCCAACTGGGCCTGAAGACCGACAAGTTCGGCAAGTACAGCCTGGACGAGGACAAGCTGGGTGACTTCCTGGAAGCCAACCCCAACGGCCTCAACAGCGTTCTGGGTGGCAAAGACGGCATCATGAACAAGCTCGACACCATGCTCGACGGCTACGTCAAAGGTAACAGCTCGGTGCTCAAAACCAGCGTGGCCAGTACCCAGGCCAACCTGGACCGCCTCACCGATCGCATGGATCAGTTTGACCTGCGCATGGAACAGCAGTACAACCGCTACGTTGCCCAGTTCACTCAGATGCAAACCATCGTTTCCCAAATGCAACAGACCTCCAGTCTGTTCGGCTAA
- the fliS gene encoding flagellar export chaperone FliS → MFDESGLDAYRHTQIEARAAAAEPHKLVLMLIEGLLDELARVEGHIQAKQFDRKATSITKCLDILSGLDTALDRENGGALAEDLHRLYDFCGRQLFDVSVSNEVAGLSIVYKVLGDLKEGWESMTAA, encoded by the coding sequence ATGTTTGACGAGTCCGGCCTCGACGCCTACCGACACACCCAGATTGAAGCCAGGGCTGCGGCCGCTGAGCCCCATAAACTGGTGCTGATGTTGATCGAGGGCTTACTGGACGAGCTGGCCAGGGTGGAAGGCCACATCCAGGCCAAGCAGTTTGACCGTAAGGCCACGTCCATCACCAAATGCCTGGACATACTGTCCGGTCTGGATACGGCCCTGGACAGGGAAAACGGCGGGGCTTTGGCCGAAGATCTGCATCGGCTTTACGACTTCTGCGGCCGCCAGTTGTTCGACGTCAGCGTCAGCAACGAGGTGGCAGGTCTTAGCATCGTCTACAAGGTGCTAGGGGACTTGAAGGAAGGATGGGAATCCATGACGGCCGCTTAA
- a CDS encoding flagellar hook-length control protein FliK — protein sequence MKGIASSFPTQAQGNFRQGPLSQGSGFAAEFQALEQQQPALASFRMSAELAEQAPSTVDQDHDSQDRELDQDAAMVLGQDAQETAAQDLVVRGFGQQQGEPKQQQEAEQGSEDQDQVVALDLPGLPQPLNLTVQHKAEPAGKLAADSALKVQALAAGQRPIEAQAKTTEPAKLQLAAGESFIKDLGPALEGRNESRLDALTGAPRLAAMPEWAPVKVNTASSASGSQSPWQQDLMAALGDRLQLQVNQQVKEARVRLDPPELGRVEMTVRLDGDKLSVQLQANHPQVRDALQAQVDRLRLDLSQSHGAQVDVSVGQQSSGQQQQQAFAAQDPILAGLSSNPVHEEETDTASSEGWVSALA from the coding sequence ATGAAAGGGATCGCCAGCAGTTTCCCCACCCAAGCCCAAGGCAATTTCCGCCAGGGGCCCCTGAGCCAGGGCAGCGGCTTTGCCGCCGAGTTCCAGGCCCTGGAACAGCAGCAGCCGGCTCTTGCCAGCTTTCGCATGAGCGCCGAGCTGGCCGAGCAGGCGCCCTCGACGGTCGACCAGGACCATGACAGCCAGGACAGGGAACTGGACCAGGACGCCGCCATGGTGCTGGGCCAGGACGCCCAGGAAACCGCTGCCCAGGACCTGGTGGTGCGCGGCTTTGGCCAGCAGCAAGGTGAACCGAAACAGCAGCAGGAGGCAGAGCAGGGCAGCGAGGATCAGGACCAGGTCGTGGCCCTGGACCTGCCGGGCCTGCCCCAGCCCCTGAACCTGACGGTGCAGCACAAGGCGGAGCCGGCCGGCAAACTGGCGGCCGACAGCGCCCTGAAGGTACAGGCCCTGGCGGCGGGCCAAAGGCCCATCGAGGCTCAAGCCAAGACCACCGAGCCGGCCAAGCTGCAATTGGCGGCCGGGGAAAGCTTTATCAAGGATCTGGGCCCGGCCCTCGAGGGGCGTAACGAGTCCCGCCTGGACGCCCTGACTGGCGCGCCGCGCCTGGCAGCCATGCCTGAGTGGGCCCCGGTCAAGGTCAACACCGCCAGCAGCGCCAGCGGCAGCCAGAGTCCCTGGCAGCAGGATCTGATGGCTGCCTTGGGGGACCGCTTGCAGCTGCAGGTCAACCAACAGGTCAAGGAAGCCAGGGTCAGGCTGGACCCGCCCGAACTGGGCCGGGTGGAAATGACGGTACGCCTGGATGGCGACAAGCTCAGCGTCCAGCTGCAGGCCAATCATCCCCAGGTCCGTGACGCCTTGCAGGCTCAGGTGGACAGGCTGCGCCTTGATCTGAGCCAGAGCCACGGTGCCCAGGTCGACGTTTCCGTAGGCCAGCAAAGCAGCGGCCAGCAACAGCAACAAGCCTTCGCGGCCCAGGACCCGATCCTGGCCGGCCTCTCCAGCAACCCCGTTCATGAAGAAGAAACTGACACCGCCTCTAGCGAGGGGTGGGTCAGTGCCTTGGCATAA
- a CDS encoding flagellar basal body-associated FliL family protein has protein sequence MPIATPQEKSKSRLPWLVGGTLLLALACGATYLMATDKLDVEQLFQEPPAPPVVMSTQPLFHPLDKFVVSLGGDDVQHYMMLELALVSKDPRMPRQSTELSPVIRNALLKYFSTRKYEQVRTEIRDMASLQAALKKQLMETVDSYGYELSVDEVLLTKVVIQ, from the coding sequence GTGCCTATCGCAACCCCTCAAGAGAAGAGCAAAAGCCGCCTGCCCTGGCTGGTCGGCGGCACGCTGTTGCTGGCCCTTGCCTGTGGTGCCACTTACCTGATGGCCACCGACAAGCTGGATGTAGAGCAGTTGTTCCAAGAACCGCCTGCCCCACCCGTGGTCATGAGCACCCAGCCCCTGTTCCACCCCCTGGACAAGTTCGTGGTCAGCCTGGGCGGTGACGACGTGCAGCACTACATGATGCTGGAACTGGCCCTGGTCTCCAAAGACCCGCGCATGCCCCGCCAAAGCACCGAATTGTCCCCTGTTATCCGCAACGCCCTGCTCAAGTACTTCTCCACCCGCAAGTACGAGCAGGTGCGCACAGAGATCCGCGACATGGCTAGCCTGCAAGCGGCGCTCAAGAAGCAACTGATGGAAACGGTAGACAGCTACGGCTACGAGCTGTCCGTGGACGAAGTCCTGCTCACCAAAGTGGTTATTCAGTAA
- a CDS encoding FliA/WhiG family RNA polymerase sigma factor, whose translation MMEPYRIEPQARPAATNEALLLRRYAHLVKRACGHLRSQVSAAFCQEDFEQVGLMGLLEAIRRYGEPDEAFESFAFKRVRGAILDELRRQDWRPRQVRQAAHDLNHYHRKLYNRLGRTPSDQELAEEMGLELAQIRELVYANQAEEMQCLEDWLAKGMEPSGGGMGGYELQRTLAKTLGRLKEREQLLLTLYYHHELNMKEIAQVLGLTESRVCQLHKECLANLNQLLKEH comes from the coding sequence ATGATGGAACCCTATCGTATCGAACCCCAGGCCAGGCCTGCTGCCACTAACGAAGCCCTGCTGCTGCGCCGTTATGCGCACCTGGTTAAGAGGGCCTGCGGCCATCTGCGCAGCCAGGTCAGCGCCGCCTTCTGCCAGGAAGACTTCGAACAGGTGGGCTTGATGGGCTTGCTGGAAGCTATCCGCCGTTACGGCGAGCCGGACGAGGCTTTCGAAAGCTTTGCCTTCAAACGGGTTCGGGGTGCCATCCTCGACGAACTGCGCCGCCAGGACTGGCGTCCCCGCCAGGTGCGCCAGGCGGCCCACGACCTGAACCATTATCACCGCAAGCTCTATAACCGCCTGGGCCGTACCCCCAGCGACCAGGAGCTGGCCGAGGAAATGGGCCTGGAACTGGCCCAGATCCGCGAGTTGGTTTACGCCAACCAGGCCGAAGAGATGCAGTGCCTGGAAGACTGGCTGGCCAAGGGCATGGAACCCAGCGGCGGCGGCATGGGCGGCTACGAGCTGCAGCGCACCCTGGCCAAGACCCTGGGCCGCCTCAAAGAGCGTGAACAGCTGCTGTTGACCCTCTACTACCACCACGAATTGAACATGAAAGAGATTGCCCAGGTCCTTGGCCTGACCGAATCCCGCGTTTGCCAGTTGCACAAGGAATGCCTGGCCAACCTCAACCAGCTGCTCAAGGAGCATTGA
- the motA gene encoding flagellar motor stator protein MotA, which yields MQKLLGIALVSLCVFGGYMMADGKLIALWQPAELVIILGAALGSMVIGNSTVVLKECLRQLRGLMASRKGKTNLARELLMLMHFLLDEIRQKGLKVLDEHIEAPYQSPWFARFPEVMKEPILVNFIADNLRMLAMGKVSAHEFEALLEQEILAIEDDLLKASKALHRTGEAMPGFGILAAVGGIIITMQHLDGPLGEIGLHVAAALVGTFIGIFGCYCLFEPAGSAMAELVHRKVSTLDCVRAILTAHVAGKSPLLAVDAGRRVLEMDIKPSFATVEKWLASEAV from the coding sequence ATGCAAAAACTGCTCGGAATAGCCCTGGTCTCCCTGTGCGTTTTCGGTGGCTACATGATGGCTGACGGCAAGCTCATCGCCCTGTGGCAGCCAGCGGAGCTGGTGATCATCCTGGGGGCCGCCCTGGGCTCCATGGTGATAGGCAACTCCACCGTGGTGCTCAAGGAATGTCTGCGCCAGCTCCGTGGCCTGATGGCCAGCCGCAAGGGCAAGACCAACCTGGCCCGCGAGCTGCTGATGTTGATGCACTTCCTGCTGGACGAAATTCGCCAGAAGGGCCTCAAGGTCCTGGATGAGCACATCGAGGCCCCTTACCAGAGCCCCTGGTTTGCCCGCTTCCCAGAAGTGATGAAGGAGCCCATTCTGGTCAACTTCATCGCCGACAACCTGCGCATGCTGGCCATGGGCAAGGTGTCTGCCCATGAATTCGAGGCCCTGCTGGAGCAGGAGATCCTTGCCATCGAAGACGACCTGCTCAAGGCCTCCAAGGCCCTGCACCGTACCGGCGAAGCCATGCCTGGCTTCGGTATCCTGGCGGCGGTAGGCGGCATCATCATCACCATGCAGCACCTGGACGGCCCCCTGGGGGAGATAGGCCTGCATGTGGCGGCGGCGTTGGTCGGTACCTTTATCGGTATCTTCGGCTGTTACTGCCTGTTCGAGCCGGCCGGGTCTGCCATGGCCGAGCTGGTGCACCGCAAGGTTTCCACCCTCGATTGCGTGCGCGCCATACTCACCGCCCATGTGGCAGGCAAATCGCCGCTGCTGGCCGTGGATGCCGGTCGCCGGGTGCTGGAAATGGATATCAAACCCAGCTTTGCCACAGTCGAGAAATGGCTGGCCAGTGAGGCGGTATGA
- a CDS encoding flagellar motor protein MotB has translation MRSSQDPIIIKRKARRGGHEPSGGGAWKVAFADFTLAMMALFLVLWLLAVTEEHERKIMATSLRNYSIMDESSNPFDLSNSPFPIDLEGNPAIVENIAAQLLTSGDLKSGISMYSQVPEGEKEPGKGTGPELDSILEGEFDTPESMALLAAVIKAMARQLTATDNLDVEVVPQGLRITIQDDNDKQMFARGSVDMNPFFEDLLLALAPVFEKVKNSMVLSGHTDAIPYQGSRYSNWELSGDRALLARRVLEVGGMPKSRVLQVTAMSDRTPVDREHPDASANRRIELLLLTRQAKADLLRIFDRAQPDNAVAEAGKAAEANQPVTR, from the coding sequence ATGCGTTCCTCGCAAGACCCCATCATTATCAAGCGCAAGGCGCGTCGCGGTGGCCACGAGCCTTCCGGCGGCGGTGCCTGGAAGGTGGCGTTTGCCGACTTCACCCTGGCCATGATGGCGCTGTTCCTGGTGTTGTGGCTGCTGGCCGTCACCGAAGAGCACGAGCGCAAGATCATGGCTACCAGCCTGCGCAACTACTCCATAATGGACGAGTCCAGCAACCCCTTCGATCTGTCCAACAGTCCCTTTCCCATCGACCTGGAAGGGAACCCGGCCATCGTTGAGAACATCGCCGCCCAGTTGTTGACCAGCGGCGACCTCAAGTCAGGTATCTCCATGTACAGCCAGGTGCCGGAAGGGGAGAAAGAGCCGGGCAAGGGCACAGGGCCTGAGCTGGATTCCATCCTGGAAGGGGAATTCGATACTCCCGAGTCCATGGCGCTGCTAGCCGCTGTCATCAAGGCCATGGCCCGCCAGCTGACCGCCACCGACAACCTGGATGTGGAAGTGGTGCCCCAGGGGCTGAGGATCACCATCCAGGACGACAACGACAAGCAGATGTTTGCCCGTGGCAGTGTCGACATGAATCCCTTCTTCGAAGACTTGCTGCTGGCTTTGGCACCGGTCTTTGAAAAGGTGAAAAACAGCATGGTGCTGTCCGGCCATACCGACGCTATCCCTTACCAGGGCAGCCGTTACAGCAACTGGGAACTGTCCGGTGACCGGGCCCTGCTGGCCAGAAGGGTGTTGGAAGTGGGGGGCATGCCCAAGAGCCGGGTGTTGCAGGTTACCGCCATGTCCGACCGCACCCCGGTGGACCGAGAGCATCCTGACGCCAGTGCCAACCGCCGTATCGAGCTGTTGCTGTTGACCCGTCAAGCCAAGGCCGATCTGCTGCGGATCTTCGACAGGGCCCAGCCAGACAATGCCGTGGCCGAGGCAGGTAAGGCTGCCGAGGCTAACCAGCCGGTTACCCGCTAG
- the smpB gene encoding SsrA-binding protein SmpB, with protein MTKKKALKGGDTDIAQNKKARHDYFIEETFEAGLALQGWEVKSLRAGKANISEAYIVLKESEAYLFGATIQPLNTASTHVVVDPTRTRKLLLNQRELDVLYGQVHQKGKTVVPLKMYWSRAWAKIAIGIARGKKEHDKRDDVKDRDWQREKARVMKRG; from the coding sequence ATGACCAAGAAAAAAGCGCTCAAGGGCGGTGACACCGATATCGCCCAGAATAAAAAGGCCCGCCACGACTACTTCATCGAAGAAACCTTCGAAGCCGGCCTGGCCCTGCAGGGCTGGGAAGTGAAGAGCCTGCGGGCAGGCAAAGCCAACATCAGCGAAGCCTACATCGTTCTCAAAGAGAGCGAGGCCTACCTCTTTGGCGCCACCATACAGCCGCTCAATACCGCCTCCACCCACGTGGTGGTGGACCCGACCCGTACCCGTAAGCTGCTGCTCAACCAGCGGGAGCTGGACGTGCTCTACGGCCAGGTGCACCAGAAAGGCAAGACGGTGGTACCGCTGAAGATGTACTGGAGCCGCGCCTGGGCCAAGATCGCCATCGGCATAGCCCGGGGTAAGAAAGAGCACGACAAACGTGACGATGTGAAAGACCGCGACTGGCAACGGGAAAAGGCCCGGGTCATGAAACGGGGATAA
- a CDS encoding type II toxin-antitoxin system RatA family toxin, with product MPRIERQAHVPYSPQAMFDLVNDVPSYPAFLPGCVASRVLSQGPASMTATLDVAKGPVRKSFTTRNSLFAPDRISMELVNGPFKFLRGDWLFLPHGDQGCMVRLEMEFEFSSTLVGIAFGGIFQQLTHAMVNAFCQRAREIYQ from the coding sequence ATGCCGCGTATAGAGCGCCAAGCCCATGTGCCTTATTCGCCCCAGGCGATGTTCGATCTGGTCAACGACGTTCCCAGTTACCCTGCCTTCCTGCCCGGCTGTGTGGCCTCCCGGGTGCTGAGCCAGGGGCCGGCCAGCATGACAGCCACCCTGGATGTGGCCAAAGGCCCGGTGCGTAAGTCCTTTACCACCCGCAACAGCCTATTTGCCCCAGACAGGATCAGCATGGAGCTGGTCAACGGCCCATTCAAGTTCCTTCGTGGCGACTGGCTTTTCCTGCCCCACGGCGATCAGGGTTGTATGGTGCGCCTGGAGATGGAGTTCGAATTCTCCTCCACCCTGGTGGGTATCGCCTTTGGCGGTATCTTCCAACAACTGACCCACGCCATGGTCAATGCCTTTTGCCAACGTGCCCGGGAGATTTACCAGTGA
- a CDS encoding RnfH family protein, with the protein MTERLLSVEVAFALPERQALIALKVVEGATVQDVIERSGIQGRFADLDLGQYDVGIWSRSCKRSDKVREGDRVEIYRALTADPKDIRRRRAEKAKEAGRADKTTGGRPNPLRSQEP; encoded by the coding sequence GTGACGGAGCGACTGCTGAGTGTGGAAGTGGCTTTTGCGCTGCCCGAGCGCCAAGCCCTTATCGCCTTGAAGGTGGTGGAAGGGGCGACGGTGCAGGACGTGATTGAACGTAGCGGTATCCAAGGGCGCTTTGCCGACTTGGATCTTGGCCAGTATGACGTGGGGATCTGGTCCCGCAGCTGCAAGCGCAGCGACAAGGTGCGGGAAGGGGACAGGGTGGAGATCTACCGCGCTTTGACTGCCGATCCCAAGGATATCCGCCGGCGCCGGGCCGAAAAGGCCAAGGAAGCGGGGCGCGCAGACAAAACCACAGGGGGCCGCCCCAACCCCCTGCGTTCCCAGGAGCCTTAA
- a CDS encoding outer membrane protein assembly factor BamE codes for MKKALLALTLGLSLSGCGLIYRIDVPQGNYLEQDQIDKLQPGMSQEQVAYVLGTPLLKDSFNDGTWYYKYAYRPGKGTLVEKDLTLTFDGQGKLKAVKADDFDLPASLGGKKAQKAD; via the coding sequence ATGAAAAAAGCCTTGCTGGCCCTGACCCTGGGCCTGAGTTTGAGTGGTTGTGGCCTGATTTACCGTATCGATGTGCCCCAGGGGAACTACCTGGAGCAGGATCAAATCGACAAGCTCCAGCCGGGCATGAGCCAGGAGCAGGTTGCCTATGTATTGGGTACGCCGCTGCTCAAAGACAGCTTCAATGACGGTACCTGGTACTACAAGTACGCCTATCGCCCCGGCAAGGGCACGCTTGTTGAGAAAGATTTGACCCTGACCTTCGACGGCCAAGGCAAGCTCAAGGCAGTGAAAGCCGACGACTTCGATCTGCCCGCAAGCCTGGGTGGCAAGAAGGCCCAGAAAGCCGATTAA
- the recN gene encoding DNA repair protein RecN, whose amino-acid sequence MLVQLTVSNFAIVRFLELEFAQGLTAITGETGAGKSIAIDALGLCLGERSDASMVRPGADKCEVAARFSLAALPKAQAWLKDNELEDEGQCILRRTLSSEGRSRGYINGQPVPLSQLKQLGELLVNVHGQHAHHALLKSEHQLTLLDHYAGHKGLLDAVRDSWRSHKALRQELTELQGSEAQRDARRQLLEYQVQELDQFALEEGEFARIEAEHHRQANAANLISESGQCLALLSEDEQLNISDMLRQVTDRLSRLQGDDPALEPIVATLFDAAALLDDAGHELGRYQQRLEIDPEAFAELEERLSSAINLARKHKVAPAELPALHQQLADELNGLTDSDDRLAALEQELVKAQQHYLEAARRLSQSRERHGKALAQAMQKVIRELALPHARFDIEVAFDEAAQGGSGGLDKVQMLVSTNPGQPLAPIAKVASGGELSRIGLALQVLTSGESQIPTLIFDEVDVGISGPTAAVVGKLLRSLGDRTQVLCVTHLPQVAGQGHQQMQVVKKTAKDSTETQMRPLNAVERIDELARLLGGDVITEATRANARELLAG is encoded by the coding sequence ATGCTGGTCCAGCTCACCGTCAGCAACTTTGCGATAGTTCGATTCCTGGAACTGGAATTCGCCCAGGGCCTGACCGCCATTACCGGCGAAACCGGCGCCGGCAAGTCCATCGCCATTGACGCCCTAGGGCTTTGCCTGGGTGAGCGCAGCGATGCCAGCATGGTCCGACCCGGTGCCGACAAGTGCGAAGTGGCTGCCCGTTTCAGCCTAGCCGCCTTGCCCAAAGCCCAGGCCTGGCTCAAAGACAATGAGCTGGAAGACGAAGGCCAATGCATACTGCGCCGCACCCTTTCCAGTGAAGGCCGCTCCCGTGGCTATATCAACGGCCAGCCGGTGCCCCTGTCCCAGCTCAAGCAGCTGGGGGAACTGCTGGTCAATGTCCATGGCCAACATGCCCACCATGCCCTGCTCAAAAGCGAACACCAGTTGACCCTGCTGGACCACTACGCCGGCCACAAAGGCCTGTTGGATGCGGTGCGGGACAGCTGGCGTAGCCATAAGGCCCTTCGCCAGGAATTGACCGAGCTGCAAGGCAGTGAAGCTCAGCGCGACGCCCGCCGCCAACTGCTGGAATACCAGGTTCAGGAGCTGGACCAATTCGCCCTGGAAGAGGGGGAATTTGCGCGTATCGAGGCCGAACACCATCGCCAGGCCAATGCCGCCAACCTGATCAGCGAGTCCGGCCAATGCCTGGCGCTATTGAGCGAAGACGAACAGCTGAATATCAGTGACATGCTGCGCCAGGTCACCGATCGCCTCAGCCGGCTGCAAGGGGATGATCCGGCCCTTGAACCCATAGTTGCCACCTTGTTTGACGCCGCCGCCCTGCTGGACGATGCCGGCCATGAACTGGGCCGTTACCAGCAGCGCCTGGAAATAGACCCCGAAGCCTTTGCCGAACTGGAAGAGCGCCTAAGCAGCGCCATCAACCTGGCCCGCAAACATAAAGTGGCCCCGGCCGAACTGCCGGCCCTGCACCAGCAACTGGCCGACGAACTAAATGGCCTGACCGACAGCGACGACCGTCTGGCCGCCCTGGAGCAGGAACTGGTCAAAGCCCAGCAGCACTACCTGGAGGCCGCCCGCCGCCTTAGCCAAAGTCGGGAGCGCCACGGCAAGGCCCTGGCCCAGGCCATGCAGAAGGTGATCCGCGAGCTGGCCCTGCCCCATGCCCGCTTCGATATAGAGGTAGCCTTCGACGAAGCCGCCCAGGGCGGCTCTGGCGGCCTGGATAAGGTGCAAATGCTGGTGTCCACCAACCCCGGCCAGCCCCTGGCGCCTATTGCCAAGGTGGCCTCAGGGGGCGAGCTGTCCCGTATCGGCTTGGCGCTGCAGGTACTGACCAGCGGTGAAAGTCAGATCCCCACCCTGATCTTCGACGAAGTGGACGTGGGCATCTCCGGCCCCACCGCCGCCGTGGTGGGCAAGCTGTTGCGCAGCCTGGGGGATCGTACCCAGGTCCTGTGCGTCACCCACCTGCCCCAGGTGGCAGGCCAGGGCCACCAGCAGATGCAGGTAGTGAAAAAGACCGCCAAGGACAGCACCGAGACCCAGATGCGGCCCCTGAACGCCGTTGAGCGTATAGACGAGTTGGCCAGGTTGCTGGGGGGCGATGTGATCACTGAAGCAACCCGGGCCAATGCCAGGGAACTTTTGGCCGGTTAA
- the nadK gene encoding NAD(+) kinase, with protein MTQAFKTIALIGKPNHNGANQTVMALYDWLAAQGYKLLVEERTAQGLALPQECLRDLASLGEEAELAIVVGGDGNMLGAARVLARFDVAVIGVNRGNLGFLTDLSPEGFEGPLSEVLAGRFQTEYRFLLDAQIYRHKRLVASNTAVNEMVLHPDKIAHMIEFSVSIDEQFVYTQRSDGLIVSTPTGSTAYSLSGGGPILHPKMDAIVLLPMFPHTLSSRPIVVEGNSLITLMVTSNTDDLQITCDSQVVLGLKPGDEIRIQKSAYPLRLVHPPSYDYYQVLRSKLGWSSKLY; from the coding sequence ATGACGCAAGCATTTAAAACCATTGCACTTATCGGCAAGCCTAACCATAACGGCGCCAACCAGACGGTGATGGCCCTTTACGACTGGCTGGCGGCGCAAGGCTACAAGTTGCTGGTGGAAGAGCGCACCGCCCAAGGCCTGGCGCTGCCGCAAGAATGCCTTCGTGACCTGGCATCCTTGGGGGAAGAGGCGGAGCTGGCCATTGTGGTAGGGGGCGACGGCAATATGCTCGGCGCCGCCCGGGTGCTGGCCCGCTTCGATGTGGCGGTGATTGGCGTCAACCGGGGCAACCTGGGCTTTTTGACCGATCTGAGTCCAGAAGGCTTCGAAGGCCCCCTGTCGGAGGTGCTGGCCGGGCGTTTCCAAACCGAGTACCGCTTTTTGCTCGACGCCCAGATTTATCGCCACAAGCGGCTGGTGGCCTCCAATACCGCCGTCAACGAGATGGTGCTGCACCCGGACAAGATCGCCCACATGATCGAGTTCTCGGTGAGCATCGACGAGCAGTTCGTCTATACCCAACGCTCCGACGGCCTGATTGTGTCCACCCCAACCGGCTCCACCGCCTATTCCCTGTCCGGGGGCGGCCCCATCCTCCATCCCAAGATGGATGCCATAGTGCTGCTGCCCATGTTCCCCCACACCCTGTCCAGCAGGCCGATAGTGGTGGAAGGCAACAGCCTCATCACCCTGATGGTCACCTCCAACACCGACGATCTGCAGATCACCTGCGACAGCCAGGTGGTATTGGGGCTCAAACCCGGGGATGAAATCCGTATCCAGAAAAGCGCCTATCCCCTGCGCCTGGTGCACCCACCCAGCTATGACTACTACCAGGTACTGCGCAGCAAACTGGGTTGGAGTTCAAAACTTTATTAG